Proteins encoded in a region of the Gammaproteobacteria bacterium genome:
- a CDS encoding sigma-54 dependent transcriptional regulator produces MQGKVLIVDDEPDIRELLEITLGRMSLATESAADVRSAREKLESEHFDLCLTDMRLPDGDGLELVELIQQRYNQMPVAVITAHGSTETAIRAMKNGAFDFVSKPVDLQKLRYLVDSAMQLSAPTRAESVAMTAAVSNQESSNIIGDSPRIRTLNTQIDKLARSQAPVFISGESGSGKELAARAIHRQSSRRDGPFIAVNCGAIPDELMESELFGHLKGSFTGADSDKEGLFQAAQGGTLFLDEVADLPLHTQVKLLRVLQEKAFRSVGSQKEVPLNVRILSATHKDLAREVEAGSFRQDLFYRINVIELSVPPLRDRKQDIPALCQLILRKIAGENQQSVCSLGSDALEKLLQYDFPGNVRELENILQRAVALCDGHTITADDLELLSAPKPPGQDASPAPSPATTETQSAAAENWASAPPSLADDYSLEKHLEDIEIKAIEKALEETRWNKTKAAKKLGMSFRSLRYRLKKLGLE; encoded by the coding sequence ATGCAAGGCAAGGTACTGATCGTAGACGACGAACCGGACATCCGGGAGCTGCTGGAAATCACCCTGGGGCGCATGTCCCTGGCTACCGAGAGTGCCGCAGATGTACGATCCGCCAGAGAAAAACTGGAATCGGAACACTTCGATCTGTGCCTCACCGACATGCGCCTGCCAGACGGCGACGGACTGGAACTGGTAGAGCTGATTCAACAGCGCTACAACCAAATGCCGGTAGCGGTAATTACGGCCCATGGCAGCACAGAAACAGCGATTCGCGCGATGAAAAATGGCGCCTTTGATTTCGTTTCCAAGCCGGTCGATCTGCAGAAGCTTCGTTACCTGGTGGACTCGGCGATGCAACTGTCGGCACCCACGCGCGCGGAAAGCGTAGCCATGACAGCGGCGGTTTCCAACCAGGAATCGTCAAATATCATTGGCGACAGCCCCAGGATCAGGACGCTTAATACACAGATTGACAAGCTGGCGCGCAGCCAGGCGCCAGTATTCATCAGCGGCGAATCCGGCAGCGGCAAGGAGCTGGCCGCGAGGGCCATCCATCGGCAGAGTTCACGGCGCGACGGGCCCTTCATTGCCGTTAACTGCGGCGCGATCCCGGACGAGCTGATGGAGAGTGAACTGTTCGGTCACCTGAAGGGAAGTTTTACCGGTGCCGACTCAGACAAGGAAGGCCTGTTCCAGGCCGCTCAGGGCGGCACTCTGTTTCTGGATGAGGTAGCCGACCTGCCCCTCCACACCCAGGTTAAGCTGTTGCGGGTTCTTCAGGAAAAAGCGTTCCGGTCAGTGGGTTCGCAAAAAGAAGTTCCTTTGAACGTTCGAATTCTCAGCGCCACCCATAAAGACCTGGCCCGGGAAGTTGAAGCAGGCAGTTTTCGCCAGGACCTGTTTTATCGAATCAATGTGATAGAACTGTCCGTGCCGCCATTGCGCGATCGCAAGCAGGATATTCCGGCGCTTTGCCAGCTGATTCTGAGAAAAATAGCGGGTGAGAACCAGCAATCGGTCTGCAGTCTGGGCTCTGACGCATTGGAGAAGCTTTTACAATATGATTTCCCAGGCAATGTCAGGGAACTGGAGAACATTCTCCAGCGTGCCGTGGCCTTGTGTGACGGCCATACCATTACCGCAGACGACCTGGAGCTGTTGAGCGCTCCCAAGCCTCCGGGGCAGGACGCCAGTCCAGCCCCTTCGCCCGCTACAACCGAAACACAGTCAGCAGCTGCTGAAAACTGGGCGAGCGCACCACCCTCGCTGGCAGACGACTATTCACTGGAAAAGCACCTGGAAGACATCGAGATCAAAGCAATTGAAAAGGCCCTCGAAGAGACCCGGTGGAACAAGACTAAAGCAGCGAAAAAACTGGGCATGTCGTTCCGCTCCCTGCGCTACCGGCTGAAGAAACTCGGCCTCGAGTAG
- a CDS encoding histidine kinase dimerization/phospho-acceptor domain-containing protein produces MMKAVGDHYTRQIRNVSMVYNAYRIVLPLVLLLTYLSNSGSPGLGSLNPRLFVIFASACTLFGTLTLIGVTLRPRLNQNQRFQTAILLVDVLVLAFLTYLSRGLLSGLSLLLIVNVAFASMLIRGRIGTFIAAVATLAVMFCEVYLTLSLSDFSGQFMQAGILGIILFATSLYIQTVSSRALEAARLAEEQATSIVDLEKLNNEIIQRMRTGIVVVNSENTIITLNMAAKSLLGPVLITEQIDGKTRQTLPAQLKDQIETWRGNPLRQGNLLKVPGPNVSLQTNFAYLTPEADSDILVFVEDQSRIMQRMRQTKLASLGRLTANIAHEIRNPLGAISHAAQILQESEQLSDEEKRLLEIILKQSDRINRIIEEVLDASRHRDIAPTLVSLRDWLNEFVKQYRDSNRDCETIEFEFSGDEIVIRLITSQLERVFTNLFDNGLRYSKKATGHATLKVIAGRKADAGGRSQPFISVIDQGPGLDEEAESRLFEPFHTTESSGTGLGLYISKELCEANQATLDYSITDHGTSCFTVNFSSSLGQNSEPASRKGTD; encoded by the coding sequence ATGATGAAAGCAGTCGGCGACCACTACACACGACAGATCAGAAACGTATCGATGGTTTACAACGCCTATCGAATCGTCCTGCCCCTGGTACTCTTACTGACCTATTTGAGCAATTCCGGTTCGCCGGGTCTGGGCAGCCTGAACCCCCGGCTTTTCGTCATTTTCGCCAGTGCCTGCACATTGTTCGGGACCTTAACGCTTATCGGCGTGACTCTGCGCCCCAGGCTTAACCAGAATCAGCGCTTTCAGACGGCAATTCTGCTTGTAGACGTACTGGTGCTTGCCTTCCTGACCTACTTAAGCCGCGGCTTGCTCAGTGGACTTTCTTTACTGTTGATCGTCAACGTCGCCTTTGCCAGTATGTTGATCCGCGGCAGAATTGGCACCTTCATCGCGGCCGTTGCAACACTGGCTGTAATGTTCTGCGAGGTGTACCTGACTCTCAGTTTGAGTGACTTCTCCGGGCAATTCATGCAGGCCGGAATTCTGGGGATAATCCTGTTTGCCACGTCGCTGTACATTCAGACTGTCAGCAGCCGGGCCCTGGAAGCGGCGCGACTGGCCGAAGAGCAGGCCACCAGCATCGTCGACCTGGAAAAGCTCAATAACGAAATTATTCAACGCATGCGCACAGGCATCGTCGTTGTGAATTCCGAGAACACCATCATTACACTTAATATGGCAGCAAAGAGTCTGCTGGGTCCGGTTCTTATCACCGAACAGATTGATGGGAAAACCCGCCAGACACTCCCCGCACAACTGAAAGACCAGATCGAAACCTGGCGAGGCAATCCCCTGCGCCAGGGCAACCTGCTCAAGGTACCCGGACCGAATGTCAGCCTGCAGACAAATTTTGCCTACCTGACACCGGAAGCTGATTCAGACATTCTGGTTTTTGTCGAAGATCAGTCGCGCATCATGCAGCGCATGCGACAGACGAAGCTGGCCTCACTGGGACGGTTGACTGCCAATATTGCCCATGAGATAAGAAACCCCCTGGGTGCAATCAGTCATGCCGCACAGATCCTGCAGGAATCCGAGCAACTCTCTGACGAAGAAAAGAGACTGCTGGAAATCATCCTAAAACAGAGCGACCGCATCAACCGCATCATCGAGGAAGTGCTTGACGCCTCCCGACACAGGGATATCGCACCGACTCTGGTCAGCCTGAGAGACTGGCTGAATGAATTTGTTAAGCAATACCGTGATTCCAACCGGGATTGCGAAACCATTGAATTTGAGTTCAGTGGCGATGAAATCGTAATACGCCTCATCACCAGCCAATTGGAACGTGTGTTTACCAACCTGTTTGACAATGGACTTCGCTACAGTAAAAAAGCGACCGGCCATGCAACACTGAAGGTCATTGCGGGCCGCAAAGCAGATGCCGGTGGTCGTAGCCAGCCCTTTATCAGTGTTATCGATCAGGGGCCAGGGCTGGATGAGGAGGCGGAATCCAGATTGTTTGAGCCCTTTCACACTACCGAGTCCAGCGGCACTGGCCTGGGACTTTATATATCGAAGGAACTGTGCGAAGCTAACCAGGCTACACTTGACTACAGCATCACCGATCACGGGACAAGCTGCTTCACCGTTAACTTCAGCAGTTCGCTCGGCCAGAATTCCGAACCAGCATCCAGAAAAGGAACTGACTGA
- a CDS encoding NAD+ synthase, with protein sequence MSQQLRIVMAQVNLVVGAIRANTDRVLDIAREARDRYQADMVAFPELTLTSYPPEDLLLRPSIKGRVEKALARLVAAQLDIYLVVGYPHKVEDKLYNALSVIRGGEILATYYKQHLPNYQVFDERRYFDAGESPCILDIKGIPTAFTICEDLWRDGPTQQAREAGARLMVNINASPYHLNKVRERRQLLRQRTAIGQMPIVYVNLAGGQDELVFDGTSMVVDSDGECSVQAPSFCEALVPVDIQLTGDRQHPLRVPEQQIALPTELEEDVYQALVLGVRDYVDKNGFKGVVIGLSGGIDSAVTLAVAVDALGKDRVRAVMMPFEYTAQVSLDAARQQAAVLGVHYSVIPIGAAYKAFTESLREEFTGLPTDVAEQNIQARCRGVLLMAISNKKGLLVLTTGNKSEIAVGYSTLYGDMAGGFDVLKDVSKTMVYRLARYRNERYGAQPEQIIPQVVIDRPPSAELAPDQVDEDNLPPYDILDQILELYVEEDLSAAAITARGFDAAMVTKVLRLVDLNEYKRRQSPVGVRLTKRGFGRDRRYPITNGWEIGD encoded by the coding sequence ATGTCGCAACAGCTCAGGATAGTCATGGCCCAGGTGAACCTGGTAGTCGGCGCAATTCGGGCCAATACCGATCGGGTACTGGATATCGCCCGGGAGGCCCGTGACAGATATCAGGCAGACATGGTGGCGTTTCCGGAACTGACGTTAACCAGTTACCCCCCTGAAGACCTGTTGTTGCGCCCCAGTATCAAGGGGCGCGTTGAGAAAGCCCTGGCCCGGCTTGTTGCCGCGCAACTGGATATCTACCTGGTGGTGGGATATCCCCATAAAGTGGAAGATAAACTCTACAATGCCCTGTCAGTGATCAGGGGTGGGGAGATCCTGGCGACCTACTACAAGCAGCATCTGCCCAACTATCAGGTGTTTGACGAGCGGCGCTATTTCGACGCGGGGGAAAGCCCGTGCATCCTGGACATAAAAGGTATCCCAACAGCATTCACTATTTGCGAAGACCTGTGGCGGGATGGTCCGACTCAGCAGGCGCGAGAAGCCGGCGCCCGGTTAATGGTCAATATCAACGCTTCTCCATACCACCTCAATAAGGTGAGGGAACGCCGGCAGTTGCTCAGGCAGCGTACGGCCATCGGGCAGATGCCGATAGTCTATGTCAACCTTGCTGGCGGGCAGGACGAACTGGTCTTCGATGGTACCTCTATGGTGGTGGACTCCGATGGTGAATGCAGCGTGCAGGCACCCAGCTTCTGCGAGGCTCTGGTTCCCGTCGATATCCAGCTGACCGGTGATCGACAGCACCCGCTTCGAGTACCGGAACAGCAGATCGCCCTGCCCACAGAGCTGGAAGAAGATGTTTATCAGGCTCTGGTGCTCGGTGTCAGGGATTATGTGGATAAGAACGGGTTCAAGGGGGTGGTGATCGGTCTGTCCGGCGGGATCGACTCTGCCGTTACTCTGGCTGTGGCCGTAGATGCTCTGGGTAAAGATCGGGTGCGCGCCGTGATGATGCCATTTGAGTACACAGCGCAGGTAAGTCTGGATGCCGCACGTCAGCAGGCGGCTGTGCTGGGTGTACATTATTCAGTCATTCCGATCGGCGCTGCCTATAAGGCCTTTACTGAATCCCTGCGGGAAGAGTTTACGGGTCTCCCCACAGATGTGGCCGAACAGAATATTCAGGCCCGATGTCGTGGCGTGCTGCTGATGGCAATTTCAAACAAAAAGGGACTCCTGGTTCTTACTACTGGCAACAAGAGTGAAATCGCGGTTGGTTATTCCACTCTTTATGGGGATATGGCCGGTGGTTTCGATGTTTTGAAGGACGTGTCCAAGACCATGGTTTATCGGTTGGCGCGCTACAGGAATGAGCGCTACGGTGCGCAGCCTGAACAGATTATTCCCCAGGTCGTTATCGATCGACCCCCTTCTGCGGAGCTGGCGCCCGATCAGGTCGATGAGGATAATCTGCCGCCTTACGACATTCTCGACCAGATTCTGGAGCTGTACGTGGAAGAAGATTTGAGCGCCGCAGCAATAACGGCCCGTGGGTTCGATGCGGCGATGGTGACGAAAGTGCTGCGACTGGTTGATCTGAACGAATACAAGCGCCGCCAAAGTCCCGTTGGTGTGCGGCTGACCAAGCGGGGATTCGGGCGTGATCGTCGCTACCCGATCACCAATGGCTGGGAAATTGGTGACTGA
- a CDS encoding DUF3106 domain-containing protein, with translation MTKTGSLFKTFLGGLLLSTSLIGFAQEKLAWSELSDEEQRVLQQLEEQWDELSIERQERLRRGASRWLQMEPEERQSAQTVQRRLQNLTPQQRQEINQRFQRFNQLERDRQQQLRRAQRQFRSLPEEERVRLREQFEAQAQQRQQRQEQRAERLRAIRDRNLGDPQARPELRPDRGSDQGIRPGPGTIQQRAIPGRPAPGAQRPPRR, from the coding sequence ATGACTAAGACTGGTTCCTTATTCAAAACTTTCCTCGGCGGCCTGTTATTAAGCACAAGCCTGATTGGTTTCGCCCAGGAAAAGCTTGCCTGGTCGGAGCTCTCGGACGAGGAGCAGCGGGTTCTTCAGCAACTGGAAGAACAATGGGACGAACTGAGTATCGAGCGGCAGGAAAGATTGCGCCGCGGCGCTTCACGCTGGCTGCAGATGGAACCGGAAGAAAGACAATCCGCCCAGACAGTTCAACGCCGCCTTCAGAACCTGACCCCGCAACAACGGCAGGAAATCAATCAGCGGTTTCAACGCTTCAACCAGCTGGAGCGAGACCGGCAGCAGCAGTTGCGCAGAGCACAGCGCCAGTTTCGAAGCCTGCCTGAGGAGGAGCGTGTCCGCCTGCGGGAGCAGTTCGAAGCCCAGGCCCAGCAGCGTCAGCAAAGGCAGGAACAGCGCGCTGAGCGGCTGCGGGCGATTCGGGATCGCAACCTGGGAGATCCGCAGGCCAGACCGGAGTTGAGACCTGACAGGGGAAGTGATCAGGGAATCAGACCCGGCCCCGGGACGATACAGCAACGGGCTATTCCAGGCAGACCGGCGCCTGGCGCGCAGCGCCCGCCGCGCCGTTAA
- a CDS encoding DUF3619 family protein, with product MTAHEQDKMLGSIRRQLDRSVDNLDGPTLERLDEIRARALAREPMRESVNDGEENFLTAVRVSLDDSVSELEPEILFRLEQSRKAALSQLGTAARKPRRPMPEKRWFSFLDFLSPVRLAVPAGTLATVCVLAAAVTLFYRMPDRTGSEVADADILLFASSDEIELYDNLDFYLWLADNGLSN from the coding sequence ATGACTGCACACGAGCAGGACAAAATGCTGGGCAGCATCCGCCGCCAGCTCGACAGGAGCGTGGACAATCTGGATGGCCCTACTCTTGAAAGGCTGGACGAAATTCGCGCCAGGGCCTTGGCCAGAGAACCGATGCGAGAAAGTGTCAATGATGGCGAAGAGAACTTTCTGACCGCTGTGCGGGTAAGTCTCGATGACAGCGTCTCAGAACTGGAACCGGAAATTCTGTTCAGGCTGGAGCAATCGAGAAAAGCAGCCCTGTCGCAGCTTGGTACAGCGGCCAGGAAACCCCGCCGCCCAATGCCCGAGAAACGCTGGTTCAGTTTTCTCGATTTCTTATCGCCGGTTCGCCTGGCGGTACCGGCCGGTACACTGGCGACAGTCTGCGTCCTCGCGGCAGCGGTTACTCTTTTTTATCGCATGCCGGACCGAACCGGTTCTGAAGTGGCAGACGCGGACATACTGCTGTTCGCATCCAGTGACGAAATCGAACTGTATGACAATCTGGATTTCTACTTATGGCTGGCAGACAATGGATTGTCCAATTAA
- a CDS encoding RNA polymerase sigma factor, whose amino-acid sequence MESQRLYREPVLDKTTQLDSFLTDIQGRAFRMAQLATGNKEDALDLVQDAMFKLVEKYTERPASEWQPLFYRILQSKINDWYRRNTVRRRHLGFLTNGGDDQEEDPIQSSADPHGRTPEELLQTDTSMEILQTALTNLPLRQQQALLLRAWEGLDVKQTAQAMSCAEGSVKTHYSRAVHSLRDQLGEFWP is encoded by the coding sequence GTGGAAAGTCAACGCTTATATCGGGAGCCCGTTCTGGACAAGACGACACAGTTGGACAGTTTTCTGACTGACATCCAGGGCCGTGCATTTCGCATGGCGCAACTGGCCACCGGTAACAAAGAAGACGCGTTGGATCTGGTGCAGGACGCCATGTTCAAGCTGGTGGAAAAATACACGGAGCGACCAGCCAGCGAATGGCAGCCGCTTTTTTATCGCATCCTGCAAAGTAAAATCAACGACTGGTATCGCCGCAACACGGTGCGACGCCGCCACCTGGGTTTCTTGACCAATGGCGGGGACGACCAGGAGGAAGACCCGATTCAATCCAGCGCAGACCCCCACGGGCGGACTCCCGAGGAACTTTTGCAAACCGATACAAGCATGGAAATATTGCAGACAGCACTCACCAACCTGCCGCTGCGGCAGCAACAGGCTTTACTGTTAAGAGCCTGGGAAGGCCTGGATGTCAAGCAGACCGCACAGGCCATGTCCTGTGCCGAGGGCAGCGTGAAAACCCATTACTCCCGGGCTGTACACAGCCTGCGTGATCAATTGGGGGAATTCTGGCCATGA
- a CDS encoding outer membrane protein assembly factor BamD → MKGNVLYQFQSRLAVLLTCALLLSGCGLFGDDEEDEFAALSTEEQFYQLASQQLNAQNFRAAIATYQALEARFPFGRFATQAQIELVYAYYRNGDLEAAIAAADRFIRLNPEDPNIDYAYYMKGLSSFTADNSFLDRFLPTDPSKRDPGKARESFAEFSQLLALYPDSPYAADARARMVYLRNSLGQYEIHVANYYLSRRAYVAALNRASYVVENFQGTPAVSEGLSIMVECYLRLGLNDLADSSLTVLRENYPQHASLDDNGEFLIRSEVTDPSLLYTATFGLLGDNSSEPRLAPVARPRTSGSQEIINAQDDPTQEQRGRSWLSIITFGIFD, encoded by the coding sequence GTGAAAGGAAACGTTTTGTACCAGTTTCAGTCTCGACTCGCAGTTTTACTGACCTGCGCCCTGCTTCTCTCTGGCTGCGGCCTCTTTGGCGATGACGAAGAGGATGAATTTGCAGCCCTGAGCACGGAAGAGCAGTTTTATCAGCTCGCCTCGCAACAGCTCAACGCGCAGAATTTCCGGGCAGCGATCGCCACCTACCAGGCCCTTGAAGCCCGCTTTCCGTTCGGGCGCTTTGCCACTCAGGCTCAGATCGAACTCGTTTATGCTTACTACCGTAATGGCGATCTCGAGGCTGCCATCGCCGCCGCCGACCGATTTATCCGCCTTAATCCGGAAGACCCCAATATCGACTATGCCTACTATATGAAGGGGCTGTCGTCATTTACGGCCGACAACAGCTTCCTGGACCGATTCCTTCCCACCGACCCCTCCAAGCGGGATCCGGGCAAGGCGCGGGAATCGTTCGCCGAATTTTCACAGCTGCTGGCACTCTACCCGGACAGCCCCTATGCGGCCGATGCACGAGCCCGCATGGTCTATCTGCGCAACAGCCTCGGCCAGTATGAAATCCACGTGGCAAACTATTATCTCTCACGGCGGGCCTACGTGGCCGCCTTGAATCGAGCCAGCTACGTGGTGGAGAATTTTCAGGGCACTCCCGCAGTTTCTGAGGGATTGTCTATCATGGTGGAATGCTACCTGCGCTTGGGGCTGAACGACCTGGCCGATTCCTCTCTGACTGTCCTGCGGGAAAACTACCCTCAGCACGCCTCCCTTGACGACAATGGGGAGTTCCTCATCCGCTCGGAAGTCACCGACCCGTCTCTGCTCTACACAGCGACCTTCGGATTGCTGGGTGACAACAGCAGCGAGCCCCGACTGGCACCAGTCGCTCGCCCCAGAACGTCGGGAAGCCAGGAGATCATCAACGCTCAGGACGACCCGACTCAAGAGCAACGAGGCCGTTCCTGGCTGAGCATCATTACCTTCGGGATATTCGATTAG
- the rluD gene encoding 23S rRNA pseudouridine(1911/1915/1917) synthase RluD — MSTHIALQAEVTDELSGKRLDQVAAKLFPEFSRARLQNWIRAGSLLVNGEIRRSRDKVFEEDLLSVDAELSAEEEWSAEPMTLDIVYEDGSLLVLNKAAGAVVHPAAGHRAGTLLNGLLHHCPQLESVPRAGIVHRLDKDTTGLLVVAKTLQAHTSLVKQLQTRTMSREYEAVVNGVLTAGGTIDLPIGRHPVNRKRQAVTHSGKEAITHYTVIRRFRAHTHVCVKLETGRTHQIRVHFAHLHYPLIGDKLYGGRLRIPAGCSEQLEQMLRRFGRQALHAKRLGLIHPDSGEPVSWETELPADMRKLLQALEQDV, encoded by the coding sequence ATGAGCACTCATATAGCATTGCAGGCCGAGGTCACTGACGAACTTTCCGGCAAACGGTTAGACCAGGTAGCGGCCAAATTGTTTCCGGAATTTTCCCGTGCCCGCCTGCAAAACTGGATTAGGGCCGGCAGTCTGCTGGTAAATGGAGAGATCCGGCGTAGCCGGGACAAAGTCTTCGAAGAGGACCTGCTAAGCGTTGACGCCGAACTCAGTGCGGAAGAAGAGTGGTCCGCTGAGCCGATGACGCTGGATATCGTTTACGAGGATGGCAGCTTGCTGGTGCTCAATAAGGCGGCAGGAGCGGTTGTTCACCCTGCAGCGGGTCACAGGGCCGGAACCCTGCTGAACGGTCTGTTGCATCACTGCCCACAGCTGGAATCGGTGCCTCGCGCTGGAATCGTGCACCGGCTCGACAAAGATACCACCGGGCTGCTGGTGGTAGCCAAAACCCTGCAGGCTCACACGTCACTGGTGAAGCAGTTACAGACCAGAACCATGAGCCGTGAATACGAAGCAGTGGTCAATGGTGTGTTAACTGCTGGCGGCACCATTGATCTGCCGATCGGTCGGCATCCAGTGAATCGTAAAAGGCAGGCGGTGACTCACAGTGGCAAGGAAGCAATAACCCACTACACGGTAATCAGGCGCTTCCGGGCGCATACTCATGTCTGCGTGAAGCTGGAAACCGGGCGGACTCACCAGATTCGGGTGCATTTCGCTCATCTGCATTATCCCTTGATCGGCGATAAGCTCTATGGGGGGCGATTGCGGATTCCTGCCGGTTGCAGCGAGCAACTGGAGCAGATGTTGCGCCGCTTTGGTCGCCAGGCCCTGCACGCAAAACGGCTGGGATTGATTCATCCCGACAGCGGTGAGCCGGTCAGCTGGGAGACGGAGTTACCGGCGGACATGCGAAAGTTGCTGCAGGCGCTCGAACAGGATGTTTGA